Proteins encoded within one genomic window of Halocatena marina:
- a CDS encoding IclR family transcriptional regulator has protein sequence MGESTAPVQTTRTTIRVIEALQELDTAGVSEIADHLDTPTSTVFDHLQTLQQYEFVTSNRDGYSLGTRFLRIGGYCRRNNNLYQTAQPELRKIARKTGEHANLMIPEFGKGVFFAKVEGEDAFRLDTYVGKRVGLQTTAAGKAILSTLPTEEVDEFIEHHGLPEVTENTITDEKALFEELDVIRERGFATDDEERIRGVRCVGAPLLDNNNEVMGAVSVSGPKSGIQDARFEEEIPNLVLRTANVIEVNLKYQ, from the coding sequence ATGGGTGAATCCACTGCACCGGTACAAACCACGCGAACGACGATTCGGGTGATTGAGGCGCTCCAAGAACTCGATACTGCAGGCGTTTCCGAGATTGCTGATCATTTAGATACACCTACGAGCACTGTGTTTGACCATCTTCAGACGTTACAACAGTACGAATTCGTTACTAGCAATCGTGATGGATACAGCCTCGGGACTCGATTTCTTCGGATCGGCGGTTACTGTCGAAGAAATAATAATCTATACCAAACCGCACAACCGGAGTTGCGGAAAATCGCTCGCAAGACGGGAGAACACGCGAACCTCATGATCCCTGAGTTTGGTAAGGGTGTCTTCTTCGCAAAAGTCGAAGGCGAAGATGCATTCCGATTAGACACATACGTTGGAAAACGAGTCGGACTGCAGACCACCGCTGCCGGAAAGGCAATTCTTTCGACACTCCCAACCGAAGAGGTTGACGAATTCATCGAGCACCACGGACTTCCAGAAGTCACCGAAAATACGATCACGGACGAGAAAGCACTATTTGAAGAGCTGGATGTGATCCGCGAGCGTGGGTTTGCGACAGACGACGAAGAGCGAATTCGTGGTGTGCGTTGTGTCGGAGCCCCACTGCTGGACAACAATAACGAGGTTATGGGGGCAGTGAGCGTCTCTGGCCCAAAAAGTGGGATACAGGATGCACGGTTTGAAGAAGAGATTCCCAATCTCGTTTTGCGGACAGCGAACGTGATCGAAGTCAACCTAAAATACCAATAG